The region GTGGAGAGCTTTCGGCATGGTTGACGAATCAGGCTGTCAggcgtaaacaatggaaaatttgtAATCGATTTATGATCGTCTCAAGTTCGGCAGGcgcattcatgcattcgttAAATGATCGTTAAGGCGGCAGGcgcattcatgcattcgttAAATGGTCGTTAAGAATGCTCTTATTCGGCTACCAATGAAAGACGTTCAAtataatgtattattattcattcaaaatatttccccgttcctgattggttaaaaccacacgcataattcaccgtaaccagctgctgttcaccaaatttggaaagaaacttcatcATAtcgaatcaatgacgtcaaaagtgcagtccgctgcagattattgaaccgatgacgtcaaaagtgcagcccgctgcaaattattgaaccgaaggggtagtttctaaagaaactgtggtgctgcgtcggtggggaagtagtatacaaaaatttggtttatcaacggagttgataatgtaaattgaccaccgtgcagagattctaaaagctgacgtttcgagcgttagcccttcgtcagagcgaatcgagggattatgggttacgtgtagtttttatagtagagtaggagctacgctattggtggtaacatggcaacgtgaaaaataggaatatattagttaaatgaaaagcgttcgttaataccgtgaggattaagggtgccgatttgaaagatgaatttttgttccagattcttgcggctttccgtcgtacctagatgtagggaaaggccgcagatagccatgtgttttttggagtggttaggcagattaaaatggcgagcgactggcttagatgcatccttgtcattcttatcaacatcgcgaaggtgttcgcggaatcggtcacctagtcgtctacctgtctcaccaatgtataatttattgcataacgtacaggttatgcaataaatgacatttgcggaggtacatgtgaaacgatcggtgatcttaacagatcgcttaggtcccgatatcttgctagtgttaacaatgaaaagacaagttttgcatcgtgagcgcgcgcatttgaaagtgccgggttgctcattagttttgagcgcgcttctaactaaaaagttgcctacgtttttgtcgcgtttgaatgaaataacactaaattttccaacctttcctcggaagagtgggcggcgcttaaaaatcttagtaaacgcaacgacatagttgtcaaatcggccgacaaaggcagcgcggtagttgtttggcggtccgacctttaccaaaaagaagctttgcggcaactttcggatacctcgttttatgccaaaatccctaaagatctcacttccaaaaatcaaaaacttgtcaaagacaccgttcaaaatcttatagttaatcaagaattaccggacactgccactaatctcatcatcaacacccctagaacttcgtgcatttacttcttgcctaaaattcacaaacccaacaacccaggtcgacctatcgtttctgcctgtagttgccccaccgaactcatttctagctacttagacaggattatgacgcctatcgtcaaatctttgccatcatacattaaagacagtacacacgcactacaaattttccgccatttcaatttctccggccaagacaaacttattttcaccatggacattacatctctatacacagtcattcctaatagcgaaggtcttcaagcacttaaacactttttcgatcaacgcactgtcaaagaacccagctcggaaacgctcctccgccttgccgaactagttttaacgcttaactgtttttcattcgccggcaactattacaaacaaattaatggtgtagcgatgggcacaagaatgggacctagctatgccaatctttttgtaggatatgttgaacaccaattttttaatcagtacaacggccccaaacctgaactctacggccgctacatcgatgactgcatcggcgctatttcatccagcagagaagaactcgatcaatttataacctccgtcaactcttttcatccggctcttaaatatacctgggaaatttcggaaacttcattggctttcctagatatcaaagtttctattagaggcaacgtgctatgtactagtgtgcactacaaacctactgattcacacagatatttgttgtattcatcgtcacatccatcacatgtcaagaactccattccttattctcaatttcttagacttcgacgtctatgtagtgatgactccgatttttccagtaaatcagaggagatgtgccagttcttcgaaaaacgtggctatcctgtctctgtagtcaaagcgggccatcatcgcgcccaacaatttgatcgacactcgtcactacaaacgtcacagaaagataagaatgacagaattccattcaccctcactttccatcctcataatcacgcagtcaaaagcatcattcttagtaattttaaattactccaaaatgatcccgagactggtagaatcttttcgcaacctccacttatttcattcaaacgcgacaaaaacgtaggcaactttttagttagaagcgcgctcaaaactaacgagcaacccggcactttcaaatgcgcgcgctcacgatgcaaaacttgtcttttcattgttaacactagcaagatatcgggacctaagcgatctgttaagatcaccgatcgtttcacatgtacctccgcaaattatacattggtgagacaggtagacgactaggtgaccgattccgcgaacaccttcgcgatgttgataagaatgacaaggatgcatctaagccagtcgctcgccattttaatctgcctaaccactccaaaaaacacatggctatctgcggcctttccctacatctaggtacgacggaaagccgcaagaatctggaacaaaaattcatctttcaaatcggcacccttaatcctcacggtattaacgaacgcttttcatttaactaatatattcctatttttcacgttgccatgtaaTGCTCCAGTGATTTGGTTAGACGTTGTTCACAAACTGATGTTTATTAAAATCCTTTAAAACTCTATAAACACCGTGGGaactaaaataaaagatacaaataaattacaaaataagaTTGCGAAAATAACAGGATATAAAAATGTCTTACACGCTTCGaaagttacaaaaggaaaatgaaaaaacttAAGATCAATCTACAAATAACGGTAAAACGATGTCGTATACAACTTGACTTCAACTGAAGCCTTAAAtcttaattttacaattatAAGAGATGAAATTGAACTTAAGCGAGTAAAGCTACAAACCGCGTACataaacaaactaaaataaCGTAAGATAATTACCTTGGTGCTGCCTTGATCACCAGAACAATGATAAACTTGGAGAAACTTGTTAACTTGTGGTGAATTAACATATCTTGCGTCAACTGATCTTGTAAACGATAAAATTAACCTTATATAACGGTAGTTGGGTGTCGCGGCGCTTACGCGTGAGTTTTTGTGACATCATAAAACTTACTCGAAAGATCTAGAGACTACGGTAGCGTACACGAGAAACTAATACGCATGAAAAAGCCTTACATAACTGAATACACGTTAAAGAAACTTCCAACAACTAGGAATAGTACTCTTAAGGATGCAGAGTCTAGAAACTGAGCGTTAAACAGCTTAAATAAGAAACCTGTTGAAAACTTGCGCAATGTTGCGCGTGCAAAATTTGTTGCTGAAGCGCGCGCCGCTTTAAGTGTCGTACATCACGCACGCGCAATTTAACTGCTGTCGCTAcaccatgttaccaccaatagcgtagctcctactctactataaaaactacacgtaacccataatccctcgattcgctctgacgaagggctaacgctcgaaacgtcagcttttagaatctctgtacggtggtcaatttacattatcaactccgttgataaaccaaatttttgtaaattattgaaccgttgaccgaaaaaagctggggacgagattgtgttatttttgttgagcagaaaagaagtttgagcgaagaaaatattttgaatgcataataaagcaattattgaattcggctttcgtagaatatgaagaattctgcagttACAGTGACGTCGTGGTTGCTTTGTTTGTGttgtggccatgttggtgtaaaCAAATTGATCCTGCTGAAATCGAACTCTATACTTCAACAAATACTTTTTGTTTGGCTTCGGAAAAAATGACCATTGATCACTAGAATCAAAATACTATGGTTACTGGATTTAACAATCTTTCTCATCAGTTTCTTTCTGTGTAATATGATTCTTTACCATTTCCTGGAAACTTCTCAATTCCATTTGTTTGTtggtttatttttcctttcaaagACGCGCCAGTTTTGACATACGGGGGCTGCTGGATTGACAATCCGCACGATAGAATCTTGAAGGATCGGTATTCATCTTATAGAGGACGCATTAATTGGCAAAACCTTGGAGAGATTGTGTTGAACTGCGCAAAGGATGCAAGTGGCAAATACAATTTGATGGCCGTACAATTCTTTGGCGAGTGTTGGTCTCAGGCGGGAAATCCAGATTACAAGAAAATGAAGGCAGCCCCGCACGCTTGTGGATCAGGTACTCTTTTATTTATGGCTATGGCTATAATTTTTTTCTAGAAAGTCAAATGGATCAGTCATATTTCCAACAAATCCGTTTGGTAACTGCATGTGGATTACTCCATTTTTCGTTTAACTTTCTTACTTCGTTCCCGTTTTATGGCCCTTTTTGAGTACTTTGGCGCACCTTCACTGtttaagaaaaaatgaaaagaatttttAAAGACAATTTTGGAAGGTTTATCGATGTAGACAGGGAATCGCTTGCTATGATGCACTGAGCAATCACCCGCACGGGAAATTCTCAAGATCACTTCCCCAGAATCACTTGCGTTATttatcttccttttttttctccttaggCGTTGGTGAAAAGTCCCACAATGCTGTGTATACATTCGGACCTCTTTATGATTTGGGCTGCTGGATAGATCGGCCCGGTCAACGAACAATGCAGCTACTAAGGAAACGCCCACGAAGAATTAATTGGCTTCACTTGGAACCGTTAGGTTTGTGTGACTCCATAGGCCTTTCGCATTTGACATGAAAGTGcacggataaggacgataagccggaggtcacGTCTCACAAAAAACTTCCTTGTtaattagttccctgtgggacgttaaagaacccacacactattcgagaagagtaggggatgaagttccctctgtgtgtatatgggtgggtgggtatagcaggtccacatcagctgaatagctacCAAAACTTCAACTTGCTcaaacaataaataacaacaacaacaacaacaataacaaccaGACACCATACAGGCTAATGCGCGTGATATTTAAAGACGTCTGAATTCAAGGCAGTATTATCAATGTGTTCACCCGCGGGCGCAAATTAAAATAATTGGCGCTGATCCTATCTCAGAAACGGAGTGCCTTTAGCTTGTAATCGAGCTTAGAAGTCAATTTGAAATCGACGGCTTCACCGATGACGCGCTACGTGCATGTTACCACTTTGGACGAGAGTCGATCTTGTTGCTCGTGCTTCGCAGTTAACTCCTCGTACTGTTTGCTCGAGAACATCTATGGGTATTCTCTTTCTTTATTCCTTGGTGTTTCTACTCTTTGGAGAGGTGTTACATCTTGTGTTTGGAACTCTTCCTCGTTGGCAAGTACGATTTCCTGTAAAACCTcttgatttttgtcaaacttctATGGCTTCTTCATTGGGTGGGACATCTTCAGGGACTAAAAGAAACCAAGCTAGGAACAAATACTTTACAGTAGCTTCAACATATCTTTCTCTTTAGAATTTTCAGACGTATGACCAATGTTTCCTTCATTTTGCAGTTGATCGTTGCTACAGGATTGCGAAGGAAAATAAATTCAAATACTTCGGGCTTCAGTTTTATGGCGAGTGCTGGGGATCCAATGATGACTCCAGATACAAGATGCACGGCCAAGCTACGACCTGCTACAAAGGACTTGGTGGCAGTTGGTCCAACTATGTTTACAAGATCCGTGAATAAAGCGAGTAAGTTTCAACGACCACGGTGAAAAGCTTTAATCGTTTAGTCTACCACAGGAACACCAAGCCCAAACTACAATGTTACCTATTGTAAGACTGGGCTGCCAATGAGGCTGTGTCACTGTGGCCGACATTTCATTTTACGCTACTGAATCAAAACATCCACTGTCTACTTTTTGTAGCTATCGGTACAACCAACACAATTAAAACGTGCATTTTGAATCAATTTGATGAGGCTTGGTGATCGGTTCCAAAATATCGCGCCACATTCTCAGTAAATCAGATGTAAAAGCAGAGTCTCTAGCAAGTAGCTTCGGCTGTGTATTTTACGTAGATGCTTGTCTCGCGTTGGGATTGATTAGTTTTCATTGACTGTGTCTGTcgtaatttttcaaaatcatttatTCGCTTTTGGTTTCACGACACTCAGTTGTAAATCTCTTCAAAGTTCTCGCATCCCTCAGATATTgattttccttcttttcctctcttttttATTCCAGACCAAACAGTCGCCTGCCTGACAGAATGTTAAGACGTCACCGCGAAGCGATGATGGCAATAACTAACTTTGATGATTGAGTTATGATAATAATATGCAGTTCGGTTATAAGTAAATACCGCTAATGTTACATGCGATGATAAGCAGCTTAAAAAGTGTGAGTTGTGatcatttttttcatgaaagaaataaaagttATCACATGCAACTGTATTTTCTCATTGTGTTTGCAATGGTGGGGAGTCAGTATactaatagaccactttcataaatggcgaccgatttgatattctattgtatttatgttaattggacctactggcctcattttggttaacatattcttttttgaattttgcgcattgcagcgaggctagaaaggcttatcagcattaaaacaaaagaatattttatcgtgtggtccagtggttagagcgttgggtttgcatgcgactgctccgggttcaaatcatttacgtgattagacggccatggatgttggtgtacaaaaaaaaagcaaaatatggcgagcgttttgcataataacagAGCCAAATTCAAAAAAGACGTCCTTGCTATTGTTCAttagtatcatccaactagtggactaatgcaaatcctgcattttgattggctacgctactagaggtctattagtaatagtcctcgagtagcgaaaagcgtgacgctttctttcgttttattcccaaataaatatttcttcaacttgcatttgctaactttattattaccttttctgtccgactagttgggtgatactaaaacaattagacccttcgccctcaagggccacaggtcaatagcccattcggcttcgcctcatgggctattgacccgtagcccgaaaGGGCTACGGGTCTTATTGTTAattacaccaacatggccatcaATCATGAATGGCATCAGATCCAGTCCCGCTCTGATATCTTTTGCCTTCAGGGATAACCACACTGAGTAATGGAGCCGACTCGCTTCTCGGAGACTACGTTTTGGTGAAGGGACAACAATAGTTGATGTCaataattgcgttcgaggtCGTGCAAGTTTCACGGGATGTCCCTCGGGAATCAATCGAGATGCTGCACGATTCCAGCGTTTGAACGCTATCTTGTTCTGGCACAAATAACCTCGATCTCGGGCTCATGTGATAGTTTTTCCGCTCAAGCCCTGTAAGTAAGTATCATTATTTACCCTTGGATTTTAAgagtagctagtagctaatatctctgggcattgaacagaacaacttgtttttaaagaatcctaactggccggaggcaaaccagttggttatttacaagtgcaaccaGGAAATCGAACCAGGAACTTACGTACGGTGAAAAGCTTATAGTCCATGGGCCAGACCACTTTTCGGTACCAAACATAAGGACAAAATCTGAGTGTTATCAGCTGATACTACTGCATAAGgtgttttcaaatttgtatgATAACCTTTCTAAATGAGTAGTTTTGTATGatattttataatttaaaatttcgcaaaataTGGCttcagcatggaaacgaggctcaGAATAAGATCCTTTAAATATATGGTCAAGATCGTTTTATCAGTACTTTAGATATTTGAAACAAGGAAAGCGTTTGTATTTCTCCTCTTAGTTGTTAGAAGTAGAAATTTGTGTCAGAATTACAcgaaaaagtaaaaaagaaccAACGGTGTTATTCACATTGTATTATGggtaaatccaagatggcgacacCCTTGGCAGGTGAGTAGGGCTCACTCGTGCTTAAATTTTGGTTTATTATAGAAACGTGAAAGGTTTTGAGGGTATGAAGGTACAGTAAGCATCTAGATAAACATTTAGAgaaatcaattaattaaatattaaCCTGATAGTGTCGATTTTTGACAATTAACTTACAGATCTTCGAAATAGGCATTAGAGGTATAATTCGTCATTTAATACGAAAGGTCTAGAAGTAGATGACATAGCGAGAGATTTTGAAAAATATGGAGTTTGAAATGCATCAAAAGGAAAATGAGTAAATAATAGTTTTCATTTGATATGAGGGTCATTTCATACATTACTAAAGATGATTTAATTCATTCATTATATGGTGACTAAGCTAATTACAATGACTAGTGCGGATGGTCTTTTGTActgcttttgttatttaaataaaatcatttttggTGAAGAAACAACACCTGAATAAATAATGCTAACTTTTAAACCCCattaaaaatggcttttaaaacttttaagtCTTACTATTTACGTAGAACCTTGTATGACTGAATAGGTGGCACAAAAAGAGGAAATGTCACGCCTGAAGAACAAACATTGATCGAAAGTGATCACGTTCAGAACAGTCCAGTTGTGAATGTATTATTCACTGTACTGATGATGATACGGAACTAGTTAGACCAAAACATGAGGAGTCCTGGAGTACACTTGCAAGAGCAGCTGCTGTTCGGAAACATAAACCACTTCTTGATATTGCTGAGACATTAAATGCAGGAGAAATCCTAAGCATTTACTATCACAAAAAATGTCGTAGCGTGTTTACCATGAAAAAGCTTTTAGAAGcaatttcaaagcagcaaggaaCTAACAACCAGCAACCAATGACAGCTAAGAGGACCTCGATCAGACAGTCCCTTACTACCAGCACGACTTACGAACATGTATGCATATTCTGTGAAAAGAAGAGTAAGTATCTTAAGGGAACAAGAAATCGGGAACCCTTGGTACAATGCAGAGATTTGCGTGCAGATCACTCAATTCGAAAATCAGCCATGGAAAAGAAGGACAGTAGGATTCTCACAATTGCCTCTGTGAAATCGTAGCAGCTGAAGCTTGTTACCACAGGACTACAAGGGTTATACAAAGGCGGAGG is a window of Montipora capricornis isolate CH-2021 chromosome 13, ASM3666992v2, whole genome shotgun sequence DNA encoding:
- the LOC138028919 gene encoding lysyl oxidase homolog 2-like encodes the protein MKLSSWSAMKSSWSFRIFVIIALLAMLTKEAKQSELKVVVSKDNLIRLVTSKDSSDIGGGTVQIYHNNEWGTICGKDEWSEQAAKLVCAELGFKTALYPSKRAYFGQGSGPIHLSNVTCPYGNETSIFECRNNGWGNAGSCTHADDAGVRCLKQDAPVLTYGGCWIDNPHDRILKDRYSSYRGRINWQNLGEIVLNCAKDASGKYNLMAVQFFGECWSQAGNPDYKKMKAAPHACGSGVGEKSHNAVYTFGPLYDLGCWIDRPGQRTMQLLRKRPRRINWLHLEPLVDRCYRIAKENKFKYFGLQFYGECWGSNDDSRYKMHGQATTCYKGLGGSWSNYVYKIRE